In a genomic window of Polypterus senegalus isolate Bchr_013 chromosome 13, ASM1683550v1, whole genome shotgun sequence:
- the vasnb gene encoding vasorin b translates to MKCHLFLLHCLLLTCHQLCVWCFPKGCFASPQLTVFCTNRRDPTFPRGFPEDIKGLHLFENGISSISVEDLSGLGQLELLDLSQNSISELPAQVFHLLVQLRNLDLSGNKIEEITNGTFTGLRWLERLYLFNNHIKTIQAGAFDGLHHLLELKLYNNQFVVLPTLHMPSLLLLDICYTPTLYLRDPSFHMYNLETLNLTRVNLSTLDEKALMNLENLHTLDISYSHLNRIPLSLRTMEGLVTLVLAGNPLIGELKEEDFKGLRRLQKLDISKMNLKTLPEGLFKCLPKLEVLIAAGNPFNCICSLVWFPMWLQNGKVDLQKPEETRCHFPPLNARKILSQVDHHDFGCPTTTTQVTTTIQTSTTKKVPTIRVPPTQPPVGSSTIKEHSPVAEFLPITPFQSVTTSPEVRICPQSICLNGGTCQLDSMGQIECTCRRGFSGLYCENDETPVVVSTPSLEKEAAITAGHTTSTSIEVNLHHYVQVRPNLKGIRLTYRNLSGPDKRPMQLSIPASYPQYTLRGLCANSTYYICASPLGESESKDSCCMEAQTAVSRYPSPVTQTKKAPETTMVVSVLAAVLVAIVAMAVTFYCLRKKRAKGHPDLGADPMELEGVKTCMESEALPKKAPEISNGHNGLEFEVPLMQKHGHINNNVSGLKSSYF, encoded by the coding sequence ATGAAGTGCCATCTCTTCCTACTCCACTGCCTTCTTCTCACTTGCCATCAGCTGTGTGTCTGGTGTTTTCCAAAAGGCTGCTTCGCCAGCCCACAGCTGACTGTGTTCTGCACTAACCGTCGTGACCCCACCTTTCCTCGTGGTTTTCCAGAAGACATCAAAGGATTACATTTGTTTGAGAATGGCATCAGCTCCATAAGTGTGGAGGATTTGTCTGGACTGGGACAGCTTGAGCTCTTGGATCTTTCTCAGAATTCCATTTCAGAACTCCCTGCCCAAGTGTTTCACCTACTGGTGCAGCTCCGAAACCTGGATTTGTCTGGCAATAAGATTGAGGAGATCACCAACGGCACCTTTACGGGTCTCCGTTGGCTGGAACGCCTGTACCTCTTTAACAACCACATCAAGACAATCCAGGCAGGTGCCTTTGATGGCCTGCACCACCTGTTGGAGCTTAAGCTGTACAATAATCAATTCGTCGTGCTGCCCACTTTACACATGCCCAGCTTGCTCCTTCTGGATATTTGCTACACTCCTACTCTTTACCTGAGGGACCCCTCTTTCCACATGTACAACCTTGAGACTCTGAATTTGACCAGAGTAAACCTAAGCACCCTGGACGAGAAAGCCCTGATGAATCTGGAGAACCTTCACACGTTAGATATTTCTTACAGTCACCTGAATAGAATCCCTTTGTCCCTGAGAACAATGGAAGGTCTGGTAACTCTTGTGCTAGCAGGAAATCCCCTGATTGGTGAGTTAAAGGAGGAAGACTTCAAAGGGCTACGCCGTCTCCAGAAGCTGGACATAAGTAAGATGAACCTGAAGACCCTTCCCGAGGGTTTATTTAAATGCCTTCCGAAACTCGAGGTTCTAATTGCGGCAGGGAATCCATTTAACTGCATCTGTTCCCTGGTCTGGTTCCCCATGTGGCTGCAAAACGGTAAAGTCGACTTGCAAAAGCCAGAGGAGACCAGGTGCCACTTTCCACCGCTGAACGCGCGCAAAATTCTAAGCCAGGTGGATCATCACGATTTCGGCTGTCCCACTACAACTACCCAAGTGACCACCACCATTCAAACGAGTACAACTAAAAAAGTGCCCACCATCCGAGTGCCCCCCACTCAGCCTCCAGTTGGAAGCAGCACCATCAAGGAGCATTCACCTGTGGCGGAGTTCTTGCCGATTACACCGTTTCAGAGTGTAACAACCAGTCCCGAAGTCCGCATCTGTCCCCAAAGTATCTGCTTAAACGGCGGGACATGTCAGTTGGATAGCATGGGGCAGATTGAATGTACATGTAGGCGAGGATTTTCTGGATTGTACTGTGAAAACGATGAGACCCCAGTTGTGGTGTCTACACCGTCACTGGAAAAAGAAGCTGCTATCACCGCTGGCCACACCACTAGCACTTCCATCGAGGTCAACCTTCACCACTACGTGCAAGTCAGGCCAAATCTCAAAGGTATCCGTCTTACCTACAGAAACCTGTCAGGGCCGGACAAAAGGCCCATGCAGCTCAGCATACCGGCTTCCTACCCACAATATACGCTACGTGGCCTCTGCGCAAACTCGACTTACTACATTTGCGCGAGCCCTTTGGGAGAGTCTGAGAGCAAAGACAGCTGCTGCATGGAGGCCCAGACTGCAGTTTCGAGGTACCCTTCCCCAGTAACCCAAACAAAAAAGGCTCCTGAAACGACGATGGTGGTGTCCGTATTGGCCGCCGTACTGGTGGCGATTGTGGCGATGGCAGTTACGTTTTATTGCCTGCGCAAGAAACGAGCAAAAGGCCACCCGGACCTGGGGGCAGACCCAATGGAACTTGAAGGCGTCAAGACTTGCATGGAGAGTGAGGCACTGCCAAAGAAAGCGCCCGAGATTTCCAATGGCCATAACGGTTTGGAATTTGAGGTTCCCCTCATGCAGAAACACGGCCACATTAATAACAACGTTTCAGGTTTAAAGTCTTCGTACTTTTGA